In Cucurbita pepo subsp. pepo cultivar mu-cu-16 chromosome LG10, ASM280686v2, whole genome shotgun sequence, the DNA window CAAGAACTCGAGCAGTCATTTACTGATGGGTCTATCGTCAATGTTCCCGTGCAAATCAtatctttatctttttcaaaataaatcagaaccaaaataaaatgtcataattttatctttgaaGTCTTAATGCTTCGAgagaatttaataatttttattaattaatttagtatgAAAAGTTAGCTTTTAACTTAgttatctaaaaataataataacaacaaattACAAAGTTCATTTACATGTTTAGTTGgcaatattaaattttaaaattttgcaaaaaaaaaaaaaaaaaaaaaaaNAcagcaggattcgaacctgcgcagGCAaagcccaacagatttcaagtctgtctccttaaccactcggacatattgACGATTTGTGTTATCGTAcccattattatttattaatttatccaaatttaaattaaatacaatgATTTTTGGCGCCGAAACATAATTGATTTTTCTAAGTTGGAGCCCTAGGACTGAATATCGCCCGAAAAAGGCTTCCCCACTGACTcctgaattcaaaattttctatcgTCACTTTACTCTTCTGCTCTCCCCTGAAATTTCCCCTGCTTCCAGGAACCTCGTTGTCGATTTGTTGTTCAATTAACAGGAATGGCAGATTTCGCCGGAAAGTTCAAAATCGAGGAGCTTTTATCTTATGGTGACGATCTGGTAGCGCTCTTGAACGACCAAAATGACGTTCAAACCTTGAATCAATGTCTTGAACATTTCAAGACGCTTCAATCTTCTTGCTTCGATGATTTCAGTAATGTTCAAAGCTCAGCTCAAGgtcaactctctctctctctctaaataaAGGTTGATTTCAAATCATTTCGAGGTTATAGATTCTAGGTCTTTTGCAGATTATGAGAAGAAAATCGAGGCATGCCGGCAGAAAACAGAGGAGGCGAGAGCGAGCACTGTTTCAGATGATGAAATCGATATTCTCGAAAAGGAACTCGGAGAGGAACTTGGCAAAGGGAATTTGCTCATGGAGGAAATTAGATGAGtgtaaaattaacttttattgttaaattattCATATGATTGTTTGTTCCTAATGTATTTTCCTGTCACATGTATGTATGATGCACCTGCTTTTCGTCAACACAATTATCACCAGTGAGATTAATGATCTAGACCGCCAAAGGATTTCTGTTCAAGAAAGGAAGCAGGCAATGAAGAAACTTGAGCAACAAGAACTTAGGACGCAGTGagtttcttttctgttttcaAGTTGCTTTGTCATCTGTAACTGTgaattttatatctatttcAGCATTGTGCAGTATCAAGTATTATCTGACAAGCACatcttttttaatgtatttttagtTGGAACTTGGAAGTACAGAAGGTTTACCTTTTATGCACACAAATTAGGTTATTGGCACCTTTGTTCTTCCTATTGATAGCTTAAGGTTAGAAAAGTTAACAAGGTAGACACTCCTATGAAGATGGCTGCttaattttttgaagtaaTGAACGTTTTATAGTCTAATATTTGATTCATGATATAGATAATGCCAACCTCTTCAGATCTTAAAGCTATGGAATCTTTGTCCTGTGTTGAAAATGGAGAGTTTTTCTGTAAGGTATTTGAAATTTGCtaagagatgaatgagagaagaaacagaggTAACAATGATTAGGAAACAACACTACCAAGTACAAATAGTTGTCAAAAGTCATTATATAAAATGAGGTGGACTGGACTAATATGTTACCACATTAAATAGGAAAGGGAGAGATTTATGGAATATAAGCGAGGAGAATTATCTTCCTTGGAAAGAGACTTTTTAGGTGAAACCAATGAGAGGATACgccaaagtagacaaaatAACATTGTGGAGgggtgtaacagcccaagcccactgctagtagatattgtcccctttgggcttcccttcaaggtttttaaaacacatatgttagggagaggtttctacacccttataagaaatgtttcgttctcctcctcaaccgatgtgggatctcccaaGGGGTGTGCTGGATTCACTGTCCTTCACATTTGGAACTGTAGTTCATTCCAGAATTGAATTTGTAGTAGTTGCAATTATCGTATTCTTTTTAACCATGAACTTATAAACTGGGTGGCCATCAAAGATCTCTTACAACTCAATTCTCATTAATCTTTTGATAACATCAACCTGACAGTTCTCATGTTTTGAATTgattcaaattttactttttcttgtaGGAGGAAGCTTTCAATGTATGCTTCGGTCACTGATATAATACCAAACATGGACGATCAGTCTAAAATTTCTGGCCGTATCCTTCATCTGAATTTGTACTCTTTTCTGTTTCCTTATTGCGATTTCTTTACCTTAACGCTAATCAACTACAGATATTGTGGACAGAAATAAACGGGTTGTGCAAGAGTTTGAATTCGACCCGACTAATATATCTTCTTTTGATATATGCAATGACATTTGGAATATGATTAATTCCCCATAGTACCATACATCCATTACATTGTGAATTAGCAGCTTATTATATCTTGTcccatcttctttcttcacctCATGgtattaaaattgaatgtttattttgttgtataTGTATGTTTAAGGGACTAATCTCTAAAGTACTGTCGTTTGTGATAACTTATTGTAAATCACATCTCCTTAGTCCTTGATGATTATTGTAATTGCAGCAAGCAGTATCTTGCTCATTATCATGGATATTTGATTCTCAAGGAAGCAATTGACTCTGTCTCCATTCTACTCATCTATATGGCAGTTTAAATTCTAAGATCTATTATAGCCTGCTCATATTAGTCACTGAAAAAGATTATAATATCACTATGGATCATACGATGAAAATATGACGATCCTATGATGGTGTTTTATGGAGTTTTGTTGTGGTTCCGAGGCAATATTGTATGATTGTAGTACTCATTTGTAGAACAAGCAGCAAATATATGAGCATTGTTCAGAATATAATTTGGACAGAGAACACCAAGAAACTCATCGCCTCCAGAAGGACAGGACCTAGCCATCACCTTGCAATCACAATATCATATATCTCTATAAgtgagtggacaatatcatactattgtggaagTTTGTGGTTTCTGACATGGTGTCGGAGCCTTACTCttatcaataaaatcctcaagtttcgaacaaaaaagttgtgagtctcgaaggtgtattcaaaagtgactcaagtgtcgaacaaaagacaccctttgttcgagggcactagagaaggagtcaagccttTATTAAGGGGAGACTATCCTAggactccataggcctcaaagGAGGCtatatggtgtactttgttgaGGGatggattgttgggagggagtcacacattggctaattaaagggattgtaatagttcaagcccaccactaagagatattgtcctctttggactttccttttcgggcttctctcaaggttttaaaatgcttgTGAAGGTTCGTAATTTCTAACATAAGAGTTCTGTTCTATTCTTTtccttaatcttttttatagCATTAATAGTTGATGAGAAGGTCCAAACTTTTATACTGTCTGAACTAAGAATGCAACATTACAACCAGGTAATGAACTAATGTTAGCATCATCTTATCGTTATCTTCTAGTACTGTTATTACAAATTAGAAACTTCTCCATTGTCTCTAGTATCTAATTTTCCGGCTGGTTTGATCTTGAGATCCTTCCTTGCCAGCGTTTCAAatgttgagtttctttttggagttCCACACCAGTCTTGATTGCCAGCATTGGTGTTTTCCAGGTATTGCTAGTCGTCGAGCCATTGTAGGCCTGCAAGCTTCTGGTGCAGTATTTCCTTTGCAGGCTTCGCATATATAGGCCATGAAGTCTTGGTAGTCCTGATTCAGACAAAAGAAAGCAGCTTCATTTCAGGGAATCACAAGGCAAAGAACAACGAACAAACTAGCTCGAATTGCAGCTGATCGACCTCAAGAGCTTGATTATTGATGATGACCCGTGGAACAAACCGGTGAGGCAGGTTGAGGTAAATGGTCTTGCAAACatacttcaatttttaattttttaaggcATCGAAAAATCTCCAACCGACCTTccatttaaatattgttttaaatacaACGTGTTGATCTTTCATTcgacaaaaaaacaaatttccatCTGataggtttaaaaaaaatacgtgTAACCTGAGAAAAGCCTCTTTTTTCTAATCATTGCTTGGAATGACGCTCGTCCATTCCTCTGCAAGTTTCTGCTTATGCAGACAAGAGAATGTTCGATGATTTCATCGATAGATATCTAATCGAAACCTTAACTGAAACAGGAAATCTGGAAACCATGGAAGGTGGAGCTGCAGAGGAACATCCTCAGAAACTCATTCAACAAAGAggaggtgaagaagaagaagaagaaaaggagaagtcAAGTGGGTTTCTGAGGAATTTCATTTCTAACATGGTGTCTGCCGAGGGaggtgaagaaaagaaagaagaagatgaagaaaaagaaagtgggTTTCTGAAGAATTTCATCTCGAGCATGGTTTCTGCAgatgaaagggaagaaaagacagagaaagaagaagaacagggAAAGAAAAGTGGGTTTCTGAAGAATTTTATTGCAAACATGGCGTCTGCAGAGGGAAATGAAGATGGTGGGGAAGAGGAAAGGGATAAAAGCGGCGGTTCTGAGTCGGTTGAAGAAAAGAGCGGCGGTGGCGATGGCGGCGTCGGAGGAGGCATTATAGACAACATTGTCTCCCACTTGCCTGCTTCACTTCAAGGTGGGTATCTTCATAGAAcagaaattttgaattcattgAATTTCAGagtaatgaaaatttgaaattgtgaTGAACTAAACAGGTGATGCAGTGACCACAACAGATGAAGCTACAATTCTGATTCACTCCATTATCCATGAATGATTACTTCTTAgttttgtgttgtttttgGTTCATAGGCCTCTGTTTCATGTAAATTTAAGTTGTTTTGATTGTTTGGGCTTAGtactcttcttttttaaaacagagtacataataaataaagggaCATCTCCATGTCTTGTGTAGAGACATTCATATGATTTAAGAACCCGACCAATCTAAATTACCTATTCTGAATCATGAAGGTTTGAataaacttttagaaaattgaaaattcacgTCCATttatagattttatttattaggtcAATTTGATCAACTCGACTAACTCAAAAATAGAGATATGACtcaatcttatttttaagattattataaaaattaagaatatctGACGTTTGTaactaatattaatattaatgatgTGTCGTGATTTATGAATgcttgatatttgagttttatgagattgtagttattaatataacatgtatgGTAGATAAGTTGGATTGTTTGACCTAACAACTCAATCAAATTCATgcgaaaacaaaaaattaggTTGGAACTCTATTCGTGTTGTTCGAGTCATCAACTCTTATCGATGCGGATGTGATGGAAAGAAAGTCTAATAAAAAGGTCTAATCGTGGCGAAGGATGTGGGGTTTCTTACTCGATTGTAGAAACCAAGCTAGCTTTCAATGCattgaattatgaaaaaaaggTGGACTTAGAAGGAAATAATTGATCCATCTTTTCTCTTGATTAGTACTCATTGTGATCAAATCTTTCAAGAGATGGATATGGTTTACCCACTTATACTTGACTAATAGCAGAAATGTCCATTCTTCTTTCAGGGACGAAACCTTGAAGGGACTCATTCTTATTAGGCCGAGAACGGAGAGAgtgggaagaaaaaaatctcGAGTTAAATGGTGACGGGAACAAAGACCGCTCTATTCATCCAAATATAAcgaaaaactttgaggggatgAGGATAGGGAATTCATCCATTCATATAGTTTGAGCAATCAAATAGTCATGAACACATCGCTTCAGTTTTTATGTATAAATTAAGTCTGACAatagcctacaagtaggttgcatactaagtattttatactcatcccatGTTATTCTTTCCGATAGAGTATAGAAGCGTGTGGAGTCGTGCAATTGCAGGCGATGTCTTTAGATCGAGTCGTCTTCCTTCttgtcattttattattattttcaatgcTACTTCTCGAAACTTATGTCTCTCTAGTAAACCATTTGATTTGACTCCACAAATACTACCTTTTATGTTGCTTTTgaatacatatttaaattttaagtctCCCatcttacaaaagaaaaatttaccACCCCTTTTACCTTTGAGCGTACGTGACGACCTACAATTCGTAATATAAAAAGTCGGGTCATTACAATTTCAATCACTCAATTCATCAATTCGTATGACTTAAGCTAAACATCCGACATAAGCACCAAGTTATCACAAAATCCTGAAAGTGGGGTGCCCATTGCCTTTCCATGGGATTGAAGTTGACTTTGAGTTCACtaaatctcaaaattcataTTCCATTTGATCCAAGTCCCATCACAAAAATATGGATAAAATCAAGGGCTCTCAATTTGGTAAGATGTCAAAACAAAGGTAGTTAGTGCAGCACATGATCAATTCCTACTACGACCACTAAACAAAACATGAACATAAGACCATTAACATTAATCTTACCTAACCATCTTAATCATTCCTATCTTCTCAACTGTTCCATTTTCATCCCATTTTCTATATCACTCACTAGAACGGTACATTCTTACTtgtcaatgaaatgaaaacaaaCAGAACTGGGTTCGAAAAACTAACTATGAAGTTAAACGATAAACGTGTGGAGTGAAGGGAAGTGATCTAAAATACGTTCGTTATAGATACAAAAGAACCCGAGTattaaaaacatgaaaagaacATATATCGACGTAGATAGAAAAAGACGATAGAAAAGACAATAACAGTTTGATATGGCCCAAATTGTCTATATTGTTGGAAGAGAATCTAGGTGGAAAGGATAGATGGGGAAAGCAAAATCCAAACTCTTTACTCCTATTTAATcttaatgtttattttgatCCTCAATACCCAAAATGTTCCTCATCTTTCCATCTTAATTTGGTGCCATATTTGACCACTTTCACTGTATATGGTCGTCATCTCCATAGTTTTTTGTGtctaaaattgaattgaaCCATTATAAATCCACTGAGTTTAGTCCAAACGACCGTCTGTGTGTTGTTTATTTATGAACTCTGGTTTTGAtcctagagagagagagagagagagaagaagaagaagaagaagatgaagggaTGGAGATTATGGGATTGTTTGAAACGCTCATTCCTCTTACCCACTAAGCTGTTTCTTCTTAGAGTGAACTCACGCCATCTCGTTCAGCCTAAAGGTaatctctctgtttctctctgttttctctgtttttctctgtttttctctgtttctctaaGTGGTTTTAAGAAATGGGTGAAAATGGCAGGCAATGGGAAGGGACTAGGGAGCCTATACAAGGACATAGAGTCATGTGGAGAGTACAGAGATATCCAAGTGATGTGGGATATGATCCATTCCTGTCCTCCTCGCTGTCCATGAGTAGCAGCAGCTTCAGATGAGACACCAATCTGTTCTCTGCAACAATGTTCATGAAAACACAGAATgttcataatataataataatacgaGAAGGGATGAGTTTTGGGATGTGGAAGTttatcaatcaaaatcaagctAGTGTTTGATTGATGTGGTTCTTATCCTTGCCCCGATGTGTTCATGATCTGCAACAAAGTCTGGTTCTTGTTTGGGGTTTCCTATcagttgaagatgaagatgagaaGTGGTGTGGGATTTAGTCTGTTTCTTGTTGATTTCATTTGCAGATATTACACTGGACAAGAATGTAATGCCAAAAGCTTAATTTAGGGAGGGAGCTATTAGCTATTcaacttattattatatcatgcATCAATGTTTAATGATTGATATATGATTGCATGCATCTATTGTAACTTCACTATTTTGAGTATTAAAAGGTTAGAAGTTTATATCTCTCCCCAAATTCACCTTATGCAAATAAGAATATGATGAATAAGAATGCTAAGGAGATAAGATATGACAATAAAGAACGACTTTTGGAAAAACCCATTTGGAGAAACTTTGattaatcaacaaaaaaaaattgcatagATCAGAGTGAAAAAAGTTTGTCGCATCAATGAGACAGAAATTCCTCAATAACCCATTTGCCGTTAAAAGTCAACCAgtgtgaagaaaaagaacaaatcgAAGATTGGAGTTGCTCTTAGCTGGTCGATAGTCAACCCCACCAAGAAGATCTGTCAAGACGTAGAGTCCCTGCTCATGATCACAAGGGAATTTGGACAGGAatttgagagaagaaagagcTCTTGCATTCGGAAAAAGATAGAGGTCAGGCGGGGAACCGAAATGGAGGGGTAGAGTTGATTCTCCTGTGAATGAAGAACCTCCAGAATTACCAAATCTCTCTTGATCCACCCCTTTCCTTTCAAAAAGATTCATCCAAGACTAATGATCTTGTCGAACCAACTTCGATTTCAATCTTCTCCAATAAATTCCAAGATCCATTTTgccaaataataaaaaattactttgAAAATTACTAAATCGTTTACAAGGGAATGGCCCCTTGATCCTTCCAGTCTGCCCTAGCCATTTTCCTTTAGAAATTAAGGCATTGGTCCATGTTTCGAGAAAAAGTCTCTCGTTTTCCCTCGATCGTTCTGGTCGTCTATGACATTATTCTCATCAAtgttaaaggaagaaaatatagTTTGtaggaggagaaagaaatcaaaactgtcattggaagagaaagagagaaccTTCCATAACAGTTAAGTAAGGAATCCAAATTACTAAAAGATGCTGCTTCAATTTGACTCGACTCGCTGTGAAGTTTCGTGTCCTATCGGTTCTCGAGAATCTTCTGAACTTAAAAGAACTTTCCTGGAAAGAAAAGATGTCTAAATTTTAGTGTCTTTTGACAGTGATTTGAGTCTTGGTTGTTATACCGGAAAGGTGTGGATGCTGCAGAAGCAGACAGAAAAAGTAAGCTTTTGGATCTTAAAGTTGCAAAACGCTGaattaaagaagaagataatgaaGATAAAACCTACTGTTCATGTCCAAGtgaaacaaaaatctaatactGGGTTACCAGAAGAATCTCCAGAAATGGAGAGTGGATGATCAAAATGGCTAaagaatttttattctttccgGATAAAGTATAAAACtaatgtgagattccacaccGGTGgtagaagggaacgaagcattctttacaaggatgtgaaaacttctccctagtagacgcgttttaagaaccttgaggggaagttcggaaggtaaaacccaaagagaacaatatatgctaatggtgcacttgggttgttacaactggtatcaaagctagacatcgggcggaGTGCTAgagaggacgttggaccctaagggaggtggattgtgagatcccacatcggttggagaggggaacgagtgccagcaaggacgctgggcagagcggggtggattgtaatatctcacatcagttggagaggggaacagaGTATTCTTTATcaagatgtgaaaacctctccctaatagacgtgttataaaaaccttgagaggaagtcgaggacaatatctactagcggtggacttgggctgttacaactAACACTCAATTTAGCACCAAGATCGAACCTAAGACCATGTCTCATTATCTTTTTTTGACACAACCCCAGAATTATTCGCAAACAAAATGGATGAAAGAAGATGAATCAACATGGTTGAGATCCGTATCTTTGTAGATATTTTATGGAACTCGAAAAAGGAGTTAAAAGGAAATGCTATGATAGCTCCTCCTCTATATGATACtctgtaattaaaaaaaaaatatgcagAAAGAAGAGACAAGCATATCACCTCTCAAAAGCTATGGTGCAAGGCGACAATCTCATTCCATTCAGATAGAATTCCACTCTCGAATCCTTTTGTTAAATTGCAGCCTCTGATTCCAACATCTCTTAACCCCAATTTCGATCTCTGCAACTTTCACACCATGGTCGATTTCCACCCCGAAATTTCCGTTTCGCCGCCGACCCACGACGGCCTCTACTTCTGGCAGTTCATGATCGCCGGGTCAATTGCAGGGTCCGTCGAACACATGACCATGTTTCCAGTGGACACTCTCAAGACACGCATACAAGCCATCGGCGGATCTTCAACAGTCCGACAAGCACTCGGCTCGATTCTAAAGATGGAAGGTCCAGCCGGGCTGTACAGTGGAATTGGGGCAATGGGTCTCGGTGCAGGACCTGCACACGCCGT includes these proteins:
- the LOC111804021 gene encoding cilia- and flagella-associated protein 251 isoform X2, coding for MEGGAAEEHPQKLIQQRGGEEEEEEKEKSSGFLRNFISNMVSAEGGEEKKEEDEEKESGFLKNFISSMVSADEREEKTEKEEEQGKKSGFLKNFIANMASAEGNEDGGEEERDKSGGSESVEEKSGGGDGGVGGGIIDNIVSHLPASLQGDAVTTTDEATILIHSIIHE
- the LOC111804085 gene encoding uncharacterized protein LOC111804085; the protein is MADFAGKFKIEELLSYGDDLVALLNDQNDVQTLNQCLEHFKTLQSSCFDDFSNVQSSAQDYEKKIEACRQKTEEARASTVSDDEIDILEKELGEELGKGNLLMEEIRIITSEINDLDRQRISVQERKQAMKKLEQQELRTQRKLSMYASVTDIIPNMDDQSKISGHIVDRNKRVVQEFEFDPTNISSFDICNDIWNMINSP
- the LOC111804021 gene encoding cilia- and flagella-associated protein 251 isoform X1 → MFDDFIDRYLIETLTETGNLETMEGGAAEEHPQKLIQQRGGEEEEEEKEKSSGFLRNFISNMVSAEGGEEKKEEDEEKESGFLKNFISSMVSADEREEKTEKEEEQGKKSGFLKNFIANMASAEGNEDGGEEERDKSGGSESVEEKSGGGDGGVGGGIIDNIVSHLPASLQGDAVTTTDEATILIHSIIHE